The following proteins are encoded in a genomic region of Cercospora beticola chromosome 8, complete sequence:
- a CDS encoding uncharacterized protein (CAZy:GH15) → MAQTSPSENTSPVDPLGMRRSTGYMPVENYGLIGNMHTAALVATDGGLDFMCWPNFDSPSVFCRMLDKDKGGHFTISPVPLTGTKNGGLTTKQQYLPSSNILATSYLNDDGVMRSIDFFPRPKYTKDTDGEPQQLKKWLVRRVECVRGEIEFVVRVLPAFNYARDRHVVEFNEHHKEGESGVCTFRSDTLALDFYVTEDLPDDDGQRPQIRFETAPGHGLGRAIEARVRMQEGQSCSFVLRDHDPETELWAPEKAITSPLIDRLQRDTKDYWYNWMSQSCYKGRWQEAVQRSLLTLKLLTHEPTGAIIASPTFSLPEAFGGSRNWDYRFSWVRDSSFTIYIFLRMGFRQEAEAYMEFIRKRLMHSRLPSGALPIMFDIHGDTDLPEIELDHLEGYRQSAPVRIGNGAANHKQLDIYGELTDAVYLYNKYGKPISYDAWLSVREMTDFVCGVWKEKDMSIWEVRGEIQNFVYSKIMLWVAIDRALRLADKRNFPCPNRWTWLATRDQIMEDVMEKGYSKELESFVQSYEHPEAIDSAVLIAPLVFFVAPNDPRFTKTLDRILLPPERGGLTSNGQVYRYNLKASNDGLSGDEGAFSMCTFWLVEALTRAGAYEPKYLEKAVSLFENTLGFANHLNMFSEEISKSGEQLGNTPQAFSHLALVSAAFNLSRVTGRG, encoded by the exons ATGGCCCAAACCTCGCCCAGCGAAAACACGTCTCCCGTTGATCCTCTGGGCATGAGACGGTCAACGGGTTACATGCCTGTCGAGAACTATGGGCTCATTGGCAATATGCACACTGCGGCTCTCGTTGCTACTGATGGAGGGCTCGACTTCATGTGCTGGCCGAACTTCGACTCGCCCAGCGTTTTTTGTCGCATGCTCGACAAGGATAAGGGTGGCCATTTTACGATTTCGCCTGTTCCACTTACTGGTACCAAGAACGGAGGTTTGACGACAAAACAGCAGTATCTTCCGAGCAGTAACATCTTGGCGACCAGTTATCTGAACGATGATGGCGTGATGAGGAGTATTGATTTCTTCCCACGACCTAAGTATACGAAAGACACGGATGGTGAGCCACAGCAGCTGAAGAAGTGGCTTGTGAGGAGAGTTGAATGTGTCCGTGGCGAAATTGAGTTTGTGGTGAGAGTACTACCTGCTTTCAACTACGCTCGCGACCGACATGTCGTTGAGTTCAATGAACATCACAAGGAAGGAGAATCCGGAGTCTGTACCTTCAGGAGCGATACTCTGGCACTGGACTTCTACGTCACGGAAGACTTGCCCGACGACGATGGACAAAGACCACAAATACGATTTGAGACAGCGCCCGGGCATGGGCTGGGCCGTGCGATTGAGGCCAGAGTGCGGATGCAGGAAGGGCAGAGTTGTTCTTTCGTGCTTCGCGATCATGACCCGGAGACTGAACTCTGGGCACCCGAAAAGGCGATTACTTCGCCTCTGATTGACCGACTTCAACGAGATACGAAAGATTATTGGTATAACTGGATGTCGCAGTCATGCTACAAAggtcgatggcaagaagctgtACAGCGCAGCTTGCTGACGTTGAAATTGCTGACACATGAACCAACGGGTGCTATCATCGCGTCACCGACTTTCTCGTTGCCAGAG GCTTTTGGAGGCAGTCGAAACTGGGACTACCGCTTCTCATGGGTTCGTGACAGCAGCTTCACTATCTACATCTTCTTGCGAATGGGCTTCcggcaagaagcagaagcttaTATGGAGTTCATCCGCAAGCGACTCATGCACTCCCGGCTGCCGAGCGGCGCGCTGCCAATCATGTTCGACATACACGGCGACACAGATCTGCCTGAGATCGAACTCGACCATCTCGAAGGCTATCGACAAAGTGCGCCAGTGCGAATAGGTAATGGAGCTGCGAACCACAAACAGCTCGACATCTACGGCGAGCTCACAGACGCCGTCTACCTGTACAACAAATACGGCAAACCCATTTCCTACGATGCATGGCTCTCCGTCCGCGAAATGACCGACTTCGTCTGCGGCGTCTGGAAAGAAAAAGACATGTCAATCTGGGAAGTCCGCGGCGAAATTCAAAATTTCGTCTACTCCAAAATCATGCTCTGGGTCGCCATCGACCGCGCTTTACGTCTAGCCGACAAACGAAACTTCCCTTGCCCGAATCGCTGGACATGGCTCGCCACTCGTGATCAAATCATGGAAGACGTGATGGAGAAAGGCTACAGCAAAGAACTCGAAAGTTTTGTCCAAAGTTACGAACACCCCGAAGCAATCGACAGTGCAGTCCTCATCGCCCCTTTAGTCTTCTTCGTTGCACCCAACGATCCCCGCTTCACCAAAACCCTCGATCGTATCCTCCTCCCACCCGAACGAGGAGGTCTCACGAGTAACGGCCAAGTCTATCGCTATAATCTGAAAGCCAGCAACGACGGCTTATCCGGTGACGAAGGCGCTTTCAGTATGTGTACGTTCTGGCTTGTTGAAGCTCTGACGCGTGCGGGAGCGTATGAGCCGAAGTATTTGGAGAAAGCTGTGAGTTTGTTTGAGAATACTTTGGGTTTTGCGAATCATTTGAATATGTTCAGCGAGGAGATTAGTAAGAGTGGGGAGCAGTTGGGGAATACGCCGCAGGCTTTTAGTCATTTGGCACTGGTTAGTGCGGCGTTTAATTTGAGTCGTGTTACGGGGAGGGGTTGA
- a CDS encoding uncharacterized protein (BUSCO:EOG0926115P), which translates to MATTPSTAVGPNNNATSAAPTPDNNNHDGASTADQQPGTNTDGQDAIREGKQKAKETMQAQGLATNASPAQTGTTNGSAQSNGTPQLSRKRSRDGTQLPVSATTNEPQPAHDEVLLDRYIQRDLLYGAAMNDQSQRSRDLLLAKEKEKEFYMTEVAARRRTNPGSVYGYGFAGYGNGRTDAKSQIVYSSNRGPPKGRRSKQIHINRRDLQQQAEQHEELVPVRLDIELDKLRLRDTFTWNLHEKCISPDIFMEYLLEDLKIPPENLREVSQQIKAEMQEQLQNYYPHIIVEDGPVEAGVPYSGHKDDEMRIQIKLNITIGRITLVDQFEWDINNPLNSPEEFAASMAKENALSGEFTTAIAHSIREQSQQYTKALYLTNHPFDGRPIEDPELRDNFLPAPIHSAFRPVQTQKDFTPYMYEMSEAELERTETSMMREHRAQKRQLNRRGGPALPDLRERPRTVRSLIVHSVIPGAVETFDTTGIPKTRRGGRGGRRSGRAADGDIDSDDLDSEDSGAEQQSPAPSAMMNTGGTARTRGMRGAAAQAQANMRAGYGRSATPDSQAMAAPARETRTAPERSSRLREESAAVLDEDETLIVKLKIGKAKLKAFWDALQAKKRAKEFPLSGYASGPSLGPGLQPGTPARGATSTPNMTPRTLPPRSTPQPNGNHSRAPSTARQARAGSSANVSYDSRGAVDIARWPAPDDDAPAPPPWLNEAIETLRAEHPDDNFMPFMRAYMIDVETGSITKGKQPPTVGGTAPAGIKYQYLPRIRCNDCPGKLYTAVPDKVIQDFSVHLRNRVHREMVLARKEGRTPKVGN; encoded by the exons ATGGCCACGACGCCTTCCACCGCGGTCGGCCCCAACAATAACGCGACCAGTGCCGCTCCTACCCCCGACAATAATAACCATGATGGCGCGTCGACCGCGGATCAACAACCGGGCACGAATACTGATGGCCAGGACGCGATTCGGGAAGGCAAACAAAAAGCCAAAGAAACCATGCAAGCTCAAGGGCTAGCGACAAATGCTTCGCCCGCACAAACTGGCACCACCAATGGCTCCGCGCAGTCCAATGGCACTCCTCAGCTAAGTCGGAAGCGATCGCGCGATGGCACACAACTACCTGTGAGCGCGACCACGAATGAGCCTCAGCCGGCGCACGATGAAGTTCTGCTGGACCGATATATTCAGCGGGATCTCCTGTATGGCGCTGCTATGAATGACCAGTCGCAGCGATCGCGCGATCTTCTGTTggccaaggagaaggagaaggaattcTACATGACTGAGGTCGCTGCGCGCCGGCGGACCAATCCAGGCTCAGTATATGGCTATGGGTTCGCAGGGTATGGCAATGGCAGAACGGATGCGAAATCGCAAATCGTCTATAGCTCCAACCGGGGACCGCCAAAGGGCCGGAGGTCAAAACAGATCCACATCAACCGCAGGGACTTGCAACAGCAGGCCGAGCAGCATGAAGAGCTCGTCCCGGTACGATTGGACATCGAGCTGGACAAGTTGAGGTTGCGCGACACCTTCACATGGAACCTGCACGAGAAATGCATCAGTCCGGACATCTTCATGGAATACCTTCTCGAGGACCTTAAGATTCCACCGGAAAACCTGCGTGAAGTGTCGCAGCAAATCAAGGCGGAGATGCAGGAACAGCTTCAAAACTACTATCCACACATAATCGTCGAAGATGGCCCTGTGGAAGCTGGCGTTCCGTATTCTGGTCACAAGGACGACGAGATGCGAATACAGATCAAGTTGAACATCACGATCGGACGAATAACACTCGTCGATCAGTTTGAATGGGACATCAACAATCCTCTGAATTCGCCCGAAGAATTCGCTGCATCCATGGCCAAAGAAAACGCTCTCTCCGGCGAATTTACGACGGCTATCGCACACTCAATACGAGAACAGAGCCAACAATATACCAAAGCACTTTATCTCACGAACCACCCCTTTGACGGACGACCAATCGAGGACCCAGAACTGAGAGATAATTTCCTACCAGCACCCATCCATAGTGCGTTCCGACCTGTACAAACACAGAAAGATTTCACGCCGTACATGTACGAAATGAGCGAAGCCGAGCTTGAACGAACCGAGACATCTATGATGCGCGAGCACCGAGCACAGAAACGACAGCTGAACCGTCGGGGTGGGCCGGCTTTGCCTGACCTGCGCGAGAGGCCGAGAACGGTCAGGTCCCTCATCGTGCATTCCGTCATTCCTGGTGCGGTGGAGACATTTGACACGACTGGGATACCCAAGACCAGGCGCGGCGGAAGAGGTGGACGCCGTAGTGGCCGGGCTGCTGATGGCGATATCGACTCTGATGATCTGGACAGCGAAGATTCTGGTGCGGAGCAGCAATCTCCTGCGCCTTCGGCCATGATGAACACGGGAGGCACCGCGAGAACCCGTGGCATGCGTGGTGCCGCCgcgcaagcgcaagcgaaCATGCGCGCTGGATACGGTCGATCAGCAACGCCCGATTCACAAGCCATGGCTGCACCGGCGCGAGAAACACGAACTGCTCCCGAAAGGTCGAGTCGATTGCGAGAAGAAAGCGCTGCGGttctggacgaggatgaaacGTTGATCGTCAAGCTGAAGATTGGCAAAGCCAAGTTGAAAGCGTTCTGGGACGCTTTGCAGGCCAAGAAACGCGCGAAAGAATTCCCACTGTCCGGCTATGCCTCTGGACCATCGCTGGGACCTGGTCTCCAGCCTGGCACACCTGCGCGAGGAGCCACCAGCACTCCGAACATGACCCCACGAACGCTGCCACCCCGGAGTACACCGCAGCCCAACGGCAACCACTCTCGGGCGCCATCAACAGCACGGCAGGCACGGGCCGGTTCAAGTGCGAATGTGAGTTACGACTCACGCGGCGCTGTCGACATAGCACGTTGGCCAGCGCCGGATGATGATGCG CCCGCCCCTCCGCCCTGGCTCAATGAAGCTATCGAGACTCTGCGCGCCGAGCACCCTGACGACAACTTCATGCCCTTCATGCGAGCGTATATGATCGACGTCGAGACTGGAAGTATCACAAAGGGCAAGCAACCTCCCACTGTCGGCGGCACCGCTCCAGCTGGGATTAAATACCAGTACCTGCCCCGGATTCGATGCAATGATTGTCCTGGCAAGCTGTACACGGCGGTGCCTGACAAAGTCATTCAAGATTTCTCTGTCCATCTGCGAAATCGCGTACACAGGGAGATGGTGTTGGCACGAAAAGAGGGCAGGACACCGAAAGTTGGAAATTAA